The following are encoded in a window of Spea bombifrons isolate aSpeBom1 chromosome 2, aSpeBom1.2.pri, whole genome shotgun sequence genomic DNA:
- the LOC128474440 gene encoding protein ABHD15-like codes for MLEWAASLLGTLLLLLFLSYKTWCINTLRTVVSSKPLEGLDDHKLIYKPSALANYLVKQCKTFSGFTKVHWLWRTFPNLQTLVGVLGPVDKGVHFVREHLQLSDDGLVALDWAVKPGHQQKRRRASSNSSVPILLVIPNSIGKITRNTSKMCHLALTQGYQAVIFNRRCQNGCPLNTIKLQPYGDPNDLREAVRYIRHCQPSSRLFAAGEGTGAGLLLSYLGECGSSSYITAAGCISPLFRMQDWFEAGCPWLWRNLILLYQKIQLSRYVTALGQIINTDKLFGSKTLQELEEVLFCQTKVSGNLSWDSYWEKNDPLRDIDEVAIPVLCICSQDDPIRGDPNNTVPIELFETNPHFFLLLTRHGGHCGFIKEDMASTIWSHSALLDFFKSAVDFFVMEEKLKGLSRRKRKVSISLNRMAPDRTCRNEQSCPHNIHEIYNWQRSYTR; via the exons ATGCTAGAATGGGCTGCCTCCCTGTTAGGAACACTTCTACTCCTGCTTTTCTTATCCTATAAGACGTGGTGCATTAACACTTTAAGGACAGTCGTCTCTTCAAAGCCCCTGGAAGGGCTGGATGATCACAAATTGATCTACAAGCCATCAGCTCTAGCAAACTACCTGGTGAAACAGTGCAAGACTTTCAGTGGCTTTACGAAAGTTCATTGGCTATGGAGGACCTTTCCAAACCTGCAGACCTTGGTGGGGGTCCTGGGTCCAGTGGACAAAGGGGTTCATTTTGTAAGAGAGCATCTTCAGCTCAGTGATGATGGGCTGGTGGCGCTGGACTGGGCAGTGAAGCCTGGACATCAGCAGAAGAGAAGGAGAGCCTCCAGTAACTCATCTGTACCTATTTTACTGGTCATCCCAAACTCAATTGGCAAGATCACTAGGAACACCAGTAAG ATGTGCCACTTGGCCCTTACTCAAGGGTATCAGGCAGTTATCTTTAATCGTCGGTGCCAAAATGGTTGTCCATTAAACACAATCAAGCTTCAGCCCTACGGGGACCCTAATGACCTACGAGAAGCTGTACGCTATATCCGTCACTGTCAGCCCTCATCTCGGCTGTTTGCAGCAGGGGAAGGAACGGGTGCTGGGCTACTTCTGTCCTACCTGGGCGAATGTGGCTCATCCAGCTACATCACAGCAGCAGGCTGCATCTCTCCACTGTTTCGCATGCAGGACTGGTTTGAAGCTGGCTGTCCTTGGCTGTGGAGAAACCTAATACTCTTGTATCAAAAGATCCAACTAAGCAG gtatGTTACTGCCTTGGggcaaataataaatactgaCAAACTTTTTGGGAGCAAAACTTTGCAGGAGCTGGAAGAGGTGTTGTTCTGCCAAACTAAGGTTTCTGGCAATCTGTCATGGGATTCCTACTGGGAGAAAAATGATCCTCTCAGAGACATTGATGAAGTTGCTATTCCAGTGCTTTGTATCTGCAGCCAAGATGACCCAATACGTGGAGACCCAAACAACACTGTTCCCATTGAGCTGTTTGAGACAAACCCCCATTTCTTTCTGCTGCTTACTCGCCATGGTGGCCACTGTGGATTTATTAAAGAGGACATGGCCAGTACTATATGGAGTCACAGtgctttattagatttttttaagtcTGCTGTGGATTTCTTTGTGATGGAAGAAAAGTTGAAAGGTCTGTCCAGGAGGAAAAGAAAAGTCTCCATCTCTCTGAACAGAATGGCCCCAGACAGAACTTGTAGGAACGAGCAAAGCTGCCCTCATAACATTCATGAAATTTATAACTGGCAAAGATCTTATACAAGATGA